The sequence ACAAGAGTGTGGTAACAATAAATACTACATTTCAGATTTCATAATTATATAGATTTACTATGGTAGTGGAGCTGAGAGAATAGGCACTATTGCTCGATGAATTTTGGGAGTCTTTAACATAAACAATTCAAACAACCACAACGATCTAGCTAACCCCTCTAAGCCTTTATGGTTGTTGTAATGATGGACCAGAAGTTCAGAACCAACGACTAGGTTGTGAAATTGATATCTAATGATTTAAACGGCCATACAAGTTATTGTTCTCTACTTAATATGCCACAAAGAACAAGCAGCATTTCTTCAAAGTTATTGCTTGGAAGTACAATGCTCATTACAGGAATTTTTTTGAGACAGTAGCAAAATAACAATGCTGGAGAATAACAGGCAGAACAATCAGCATATACAATAATTGGGAACAGAAAAAATTTTCCCCTGTTCTGGTGAGTTTGGAATTGGATCTTCTCAGTCTCTAGATTCCAATGCACATCACAAGCATTTATTCTAAGCTGATCCACCTTATATGTGGACCTCAAGATGCATCATAGagagttagaaaatttttatttattttttatttttttattttagaggaAAGATCTAATGACCTTTTGTAACTTTTTAACGGCAGTTCCAAAAAAATCGATCATTTCCATTACATTCAATGTCCGTTTTGTATTGATTATTGAGATTTAAAAGTGACTTTTGGATGTTTGGTATGAAAGGAGAAATTAAAGagagatttttgaaaaaaagtggGAAGGGTAATACCttttaaaaaagtttgtttttacCTAAAAGATTTGTAAAAATGGCTTTTTGTACCAATGGAATAGAGTGAAAGATCATAAGCAGTTGATTAatgagagaatttttatttatttttgaataattcaatagttacaagcTACAGCAACTGGTGTGGGGGTTGGAAGGGGGGGAGAGggagatttgaattttgaataccTCCGTTAGGAACACCAGGAGGTGCCGGTTGAGCTACAAGCTCCTGGCATCTGATTAATCAAAGATTCAAGGCTGCTGATTAATTTATCATTGGATAGAAAATAAGAGAGGCCAGGTTCTCGTTCCGGCAGTAGGCATAATACCCTTATGAATTGGCTGATCTCTAGTTACTCCCATGAGAAAAGACTGATGTTGCTGATATAGATGCCGTGGGGCTGGTCACATCTCTATCTACATTACCAAAGTTGACTTTCCCAGTCAACACTTTTATTGCTATTTGAGCAACTTCAGCAAACCAGTCATCCTCTGGCAACACGCTGCAAAAAACAAGGTTATTAGACAGATTTTCATAGGCAACTTTGGTTCATAAAAAAGGTTATTAGCTTATTATACATAATGGTTTATAAGACAAGCAGGTAGCTTCAAAGCCTCAATCACAACAAGACCGGGCTatgttgccaacttgccatAGTCAAAGAATTTTCTTTAGCCCTAAGTTTTCTTTAGTATACTTTTCTGCCAACTAAATGTACCTGTAAGGATCCATTCCAGTGGCAGCAACTGAGTCTATAGCTCTACCTATAATATTCTTGATAACTTGATGCAGATTCCGGGATAAGTAACGGCCTTGGGATGAAAAAAGTATCACAAACTCCATATCCAAGTATAACTGCATAACAATGAAACCgtgtatataatatatcaaTTGCTCACAACAAAAACACGTAGAGATAAAGGAGACAGTTGTGAAAATGTACCTGTTGAAGGCCAAGAGGACCTAAAGGCTTTGGCCCCTCCTCTATGTCTTCCCAAAAGCTTTGATCTTCAGAAAGCCACAGGATTACAGTCTCTGTGAGTCTCATCAATAGAACAGTTGCAAACCTTTCCCTACCTACAAACATATCTGTTGCAATGCTTGCCATCCTTGTCAATTTTGCAAAGAGTACCTGAAAGGAGATGTAGTCAATGGTAATCTATAGGATTTTGGTAAACAAAATAGCATTTGTAGTGAAAGAAGATGTAAGATATATAATGATATGGTCCATATAGATGCAGATTATTTGCTGCACTAATCAGACAGCAATCAACCATACTAAAATAAAAGCTAGGATAAGTCAAATTATTTGGTTTGAGTCCTTGAATATGAATAATCTGCAGCGTCACTGCATTATAAAAGTTGTAAATGGAAAGGTAGCTGAGAAAGCAACTATTGTAACTAGGAAGAAATGGAAACGACAGCATCAAATGGAGAAAAAATTGCAGTACTTTGTTCAAGGTGCTTGCATTTTTAACTTATATAATGTCAGCACACTTCTAGAGCAATATTACttccagtaaaaaaaaaaaaaaaaattattgcagaAGTAAAACAGTTGCACAGAACATACTAATACACCTTAAATTAGTAAAGCCACAACAGAAAAGCTTCCCTTGTGGTTAGATTTGACTTCTAAAGAGGTATAGATGATAAAAAGTACAACATGAACCAAGAGGCTTCAATATTTACTTTTAGCCGTGTTGGACAAACTGATATTAGTGTCTTTTGAGTATTATTCAAGCACCAACATGGTGACAACTATGACAGAGATCAATTTATTCTGAGGTTTCTATTTGAGACATCTTGtaatttttaatcaaattcaTCACCAATTCCATGCTTTTACTACATCAAGCATAGTACCATAACATCCCAAACAATGTAAAATTGAAATTCAGAATGACAACTACCTGAAAAATTGGAGATGGAAACCATTCAGGCTCATCTGTATTATCATCCATATATATGTACATTTGAGCATTGATACTAGTGTCACCATCATCTAAGAAGATTAGCTCAAGAGCATGATGTCGGCAGAAGCTATCTCTCAGGCGGTCAACTGAACGTTGAAGCCGTCTCTTCCATTCCCTTTGCTCAGGAAGACGGCTTTGCCTGTCTGAACTTCTTCTATGGGGCTCATCCGTTCTGTTTGTCTGTTGCAAGGGCAAGAGCTTCATGGCAGCACGTGGGAGCAGCTCATCTGCTAACAGTGATGCATTAGCTAGCAAAGCTATCTGTTGGGCTTCAGTCTCTGCCATCCTAACAATTTTGTTCGCATAAACTTCTGTGTCCTCCTCATTGTCCATTGAACTTGGTAATGCATTTATCAACAAGTTTACATAGGAGTTGAACACTTGTAAAACACCTTCCAATGTGGAAACATCCAACTGCAGGCTTTCAAGGAGGCACACATCTTCAAGAAATTCCTGATTCCAGCATGTTGCATaattagtgtgcgtttgggttaggattaaaaattaaaattctttcactatttagcttatttttgctactattcatgggccccactgcactttttggcactattcatgggccttactgtactattttaactaaaatttacttttatctacaatattttcggccataatttttcagttttagcaaaataagcggtatccaaacacacccttaatcAAGTTTAACAAATCAGCAACATCTAAAACAACAACAGTCAATCCTtattcccaaaattttggggttggctatggatcctcaacataGTCAAGGTCAACCAcatataatgttttttagaatTCTATTCTCCTCAACAAATTAGCAAGatataatgaacaaaaaaaaattggagctTGGCAGATGATTCATCTTTCATCCCATACTATAATCAAAATTCAGTACACTTGGCTTACTTATTGATTTAATAGTTGCAATCAGgttcagcaaaaaaagaaagctacAAGCTTCTTTtccaagaaaagaaattaagtaaaTGGCAttttagaaagaagaaattaGTTGACGAAGATGACATTCATCCTTCGCTAGGATAGAAATTCTATAGAAAGGAAAATAATCACCTGAACCATTGAATTGAATCTGTGAGCACTGGATGAAAGCTTAGGCTGGGATAGGTTCACACTACTAAGAGATGTACTTGAAGCCAGACGTGTACCAGCAGGCAGACAAGTAAGTACCCAATCATCTGCTGCAGCTAGTGCTGCACAGCTCTGTTCAATTCTTTTTAGGTTGTCATTTAATGCCTGTTCAATGAGCGGCCTAAAGAGTCTCAAAAGGATAGGAGAAAGTGATAATCCACGAGCTTCTAACAAAGAGCAGTAAGCCAAGCATATATGAACACACTCGGCTGCAACTCTTAAGCCCCCAACTGCTGCTGAGGAAGCTAGAACATGCCTCTTAAGAATAAGAGCAAAAGCCTCAGTTTGTTTGACTGCCCAAGTTACAAGCTCAGAAGTATATGCAGGCTCCTCACCAAAAACTGCCAATGAGTCACTTGCAGCTTGTGCAATGGTGGAAAAAACAATCTGGGAGAGTGAAGCTGTATATGCTGCTCCATATGAAGCATTTGATGGGCGAAGACTCTGCATATTACCCTGCAACTTCTGCTTATGAGAATTGAGTAGCAATGTATGGGCACGAGGACCATCCCCAAGTTTTTTCAGAGCTAGAACAGCTGAACGAAGCTCAACACCGCGAGTAGAAGGTTGACAGGTAGTCTCTGCAAGCTGATCAGCTAGTTTCTGTCTCTGTTCAGTGATGGTAGTCTGCAGTGATAAGAGAATGGTCTGGCTCAATGTTTGCCTCTCTTTGGCTTCTTTGGCCATACTTTCTCCTTCATCCAAGGCAGCCAAAGCTTCATCCACTCTTCTCTCGGACAATAGAACTTCAAGGGTGTCTAAAAATTCTACTAACCAATTTTCTATGTTGGAAAGTTCCGTGTTTTCGTACGATACATCCTCTCCAGCTGAATCTTCAGGACCAGTGGACAAGGAATCAATGTGAACTCCTTCAGATAAACCATGAACTAGAGCAGCCTGAGTAGATAGGAGATTCCTCATTGAGAGGAGCTGACCTTCAAGATCTGAAATCTCTCTTGATGTGCTGTAAATGAAACAACCCAGATAGTTCACAAACAATGAATGTGGATactttgagaaagaaagaatacaacaacaaccaaacctTGGTCTAAACATCTGGGGTTGGTTATGGATCCACAATAGATTAGTCAGGGTCAGACAAATTATGAGAAAGGAAGAATGACTGttactaaaaaagaaagaaaaagtagaaaCATGCTTTTTGAAAggtgtagattttttttctaagaactGCAAAGCGAAGATAGCTAAGTAGTTCATAACATTGCCAGGAGACTCCTATCTGTTCAGAAGTTTCATTTTAGGAGATTCTTAATGACACCAGAAAATTTTCAGGGTGTCTACAACCATTCTGTCTTCCAACATATGAGTTGCTCCTAAACTCTCAtcacacatttttctttttcaggaCAAAGAAACCTTTCCAATTTTTACTAGTATTAAGTGTGGCATGTGGAGATAAAGTATTGACATTCACCAATCGCAGGTTCCAATTAGTTGGTTATGTCAATGATATTCACGCCCATGTcttgaaaaaatacaaaacctgACGTTGATCCAGTGTCTAATTTTGACAATTCTGCATTAGTTCAAAACTCAGAGATTTCCAGTAAAGGACAATTGAGAAGATCATTATATAGTTCAAAAGTTACAGTTAACAGCACAAATTAAAAAATCGCAAGCATTTGGAAGTATGAAATTGAGAATATGCAATAGCTGAGACATGTGGTAACCACTTTGAAACTCGTTTACATACTTAATAGAGTGATGCTCACCGGATGAAGGCACCATAATTAGCATAGACACTTTTACGCATTTCCTCAGCAGATGCCTTCTTCAGTTCAACAAGGTAAGAGCACAAGTGCCTTATCTCCTGTCAAACGCGGACAAAACAGTCAACCTTATGTTTCACATGACAATCTTCTCATTACTATGTTCTCTATTCCTTAACTTGCTAGATTCACCAATTAAGAACTAAAACAGATAAGAGAaatgttcatttttttatggtatgtatgaaaaaataaaatatctagcACATAGTTTCATATTCTGTATGTATAACTTTAATATTCTAGCAAATTGAAGCATATGCCCTCAGATTATGAAAATCTCATTGCAACATACAAACAATaggaattttaatattttaaattctgattacaaatttacaatcgTGTTACATTGTACAAAACTGCCTGaacatcaaaaataaatttatggcCAAATGAGAAATCAACAACAACCAATCTTTTAAGCCTCAAATTCTCAACAGAATAATTAGGGTCGATTTTGCCATTCTATAACATCTAAAGTCAAACTCTATTGCTTTCGTTTACACATGATCAAACCATTTCAAGCAGCTCTCCcatcgttttttttttgttcatcaatAGGACCACTTATATCTTAAAACAATATCCTTATCTTGTATCATGtctttaattatattttcactTATCTATcttaacattattattttagttctaCTCATTTTATGAATGCATTGGTCCAAATGAGACATCAAAACTATACAAAATTGGTTCGTTTATTAACTCTTGCGGACATAAAATCAATGTCCATCCTTGTCCCACA comes from Castanea sativa cultivar Marrone di Chiusa Pesio chromosome 3, ASM4071231v1 and encodes:
- the LOC142629887 gene encoding exocyst complex component EXO84A; this translates as MDSSTLTSLSRGSFSSSVEDSSESEANLTLSDRLKVFKTSNFDPDAYVTSKCQTMNEKEIRHLCSYLVELKKASAEEMRKSVYANYGAFIRTSREISDLEGQLLSMRNLLSTQAALVHGLSEGVHIDSLSTGPEDSAGEDVSYENTELSNIENWLVEFLDTLEVLLSERRVDEALAALDEGESMAKEAKERQTLSQTILLSLQTTITEQRQKLADQLAETTCQPSTRGVELRSAVLALKKLGDGPRAHTLLLNSHKQKLQGNMQSLRPSNASYGAAYTASLSQIVFSTIAQAASDSLAVFGEEPAYTSELVTWAVKQTEAFALILKRHVLASSAAVGGLRVAAECVHICLAYCSLLEARGLSLSPILLRLFRPLIEQALNDNLKRIEQSCAALAAADDWVLTCLPAGTRLASSTSLSSVNLSQPKLSSSAHRFNSMVQEFLEDVCLLESLQLDVSTLEGVLQVFNSYVNLLINALPSSMDNEEDTEVYANKIVRMAETEAQQIALLANASLLADELLPRAAMKLLPLQQTNRTDEPHRRSSDRQSRLPEQREWKRRLQRSVDRLRDSFCRHHALELIFLDDGDTSINAQMYIYMDDNTDEPEWFPSPIFQVLFAKLTRMASIATDMFVGRERFATVLLMRLTETVILWLSEDQSFWEDIEEGPKPLGPLGLQQLYLDMEFVILFSSQGRYLSRNLHQVIKNIIGRAIDSVAATGMDPYSVLPEDDWFAEVAQIAIKVLTGKVNFGNVDRDVTSPTASISATSVFSHGSN